A genome region from Schistocerca americana isolate TAMUIC-IGC-003095 chromosome 1, iqSchAmer2.1, whole genome shotgun sequence includes the following:
- the LOC124593892 gene encoding inverted formin-2-like: MYGTVLRTRPALVILLWDRVGNVLVTENDQQENNLVKRENDPTTKWAIKQLHTITRRLKCTYRAGFHMGSAWIIKLRSSLDHISISVTLYRVRHVDAFEFSNSLKIFLYPSSGALNVHENPQSLLLAVTKLRNWVGCSSCWPSICMQYLYLSALESQNITVKMQVIELLCAVCAYSSKGHQMALHALRHFKVTCDQKHGFDIIVSELRNTKNVEYQTRLLSFINCLTLGCHNVHKRVQIRNELLGRGLGPILSSRSATDDKELQMQVSAFIDYQHRDEMELESTKQLTHHQLFEAIFEKIADTPHAVRFHSMLQKLAQLDPTNPNVDSVWEALDSLSSEAIKPGFSIHKKPARTQKYHERRADSIIKTHSFYILNTSTVSTQTEVEYTREVKQLCDNEKQHQLSPSEAKLSFPAPPPLPPPPPCLPLPLISVVSSAIPSASGVLSPSSLGGYSSQQKNYVPPPPPIPNSDSFETLMLHRRHSLPAHLPDSASLWTPVKDKSNTLPLPKRKMKTLSWTKIPVSMIGESVWTEMQSEAKSLRVDFKQMEELFCQKTATVQHRKSSPVTLPAPITPKITLLETKRDLAVNIYLKQFKLGGKAVIEVIKNLKGGDIGPEKLKALLPLLPTEKELTSVRCYSGDLDRLGEAEKFYLQLSEVPSFVLRIRAMLLKEEFPLRTSELREQLNAVADACNKLKANKHLKEFLALVLQLGNFINAGSYAGNAAGFTLSTLPKLLEIKANKPRLTFLHYVVEVAEANNKEILQFTEDMSNMKEMARISVELLQEEVMKLISDVKHVASQLKEDTSGIRVQFKDFFKAALKCSNEIQQAMNKVKACTHALAKHFCEDPKKFKPEECFHLFAEFFTIIQRVRLENEEKRKSEQQQIQDQMETNKLTANGGRGRKKFLPHRQYTAAKQILRDICSKNFKLRRTEAQY, encoded by the exons ATGTATGGTACTGTGTTAAGAACACGTCCGGCTCTAGTTATTTTACTCTGGGACAGAGTTGGTAACGTCTTAGTAACCGAAAATGATCAACAGGAGAATAACTTAGTGAAGAGAGAGAATGA TCCTACTACAAAATGGGCTATCAAACAGCTACACACTATTACGAGACGTCTTAAATGCACGTACCGAGCAGGTTTCCATATG GGGAGTGCTTGGATTATTAAACTGCGTAGTAGCTTAGACCATATCAGCATTTCTGTTACCCTCTACCGTGTTAGACATGTAGATGCAT TTGAGTTCAGTAAttcgttaaaaatatttttgtatcctTCATCTGGAGCACTCAAT GTCCATGAAAATCCTCAAAGTCTTCTTTTAGCTGTTACTAAACTCAGA aACTGGGTTGGATGCAGTAGCTGCTGGCCAAGTATATGTATGCAGTATTTGTATCTGAGTG CACTAGAATCTCAGAACATCACGGTTAAAATGCAAGTTATTgaacttctctgtgctgtgtgcGCATATTCTTCAAAAGGACATCAAATGGCTCTTCATGCTCTACGGCACTTCAAG GTTACTTGTGATCAGAAGCATGGGTTTGACATAATAGTGAGTGAACTTCGTAACACAAAAAATGTTGAATATCAGACAAGGCTGCTTTCTTTCATCAACTGCCTAACACTGGGCTGCCACAATGTCCACAAGCGTGTGCAGATCAGGAATGAATTGCTTG GTCGTGGGCTTGGACCAATCCTGAGTTCACGAAGTGCAACTGATGATAAGGAGCTACAGATGCAAGTTTCAGCATTCATTGATTACCAACACAGAGATGAGATGGAATTAGAATCAACAAAACAACTAACTCATCATCAGTTGTTTGAAGCAATATTCGAAAAG ATAGCAGATACACCACATGCTGTCAGGTTCCACTCCATGCTACAAAAGCTTGCACAGCTAGATCCAACAAATCCAAATGT GGACAGTGTGTGGGAAGCACTTGACTCTCTTTCATCTGAAGCTATAAAACCTGGGTTTTCTATCCACAAAAAGCCAGCACGCACTCAAAAATATCATGAAAGAAGAGCTGACAGTATTATCAAAACACATTCTTTTTATATCCTTAATACAAGCACAGTGTCTACGCAGACCGAGGTGGAATATACAAGAGAAGTAAAGCAACTTTGTGATAATGAGAAACAGCATCAGTTGTCACCATCAGAAGCAAAACTGTCATTCCCAgcaccacctcctcttcctccacctccACCTTGTCTGCCACTGCCACTTATTTCAGTGGtgtcatcagctattccatcagctTCAGGGGTGCTATCACCTTCATCACTTGGAGGTTACAGTTCTCAACAAAAAAATTATGTACCTCCACCTCCTCCAATTCCCAATAGTGACAGCTTTGAAACACTGATGTTACATAGGAGACATTCACTTCCAGCACATTTACCAGATTCTGCAAGTTTGTGGACACCAGTAAAGGACAAGTCTAACACACTACCACTGCCCAAGCGGAAGATGAAAACCCTAAGCTGGACAAAGATTCCAGTCTCTATGATAG GTGAATCAGTATGGACTGAAATGCAGAGCGAAGCAAAGAGTCTTAGAGTTGATTTCAAGCAAATGGAAGAACTGTTCTGTCAGAAAACTGCTACTGTGCAACATCGAAAGTCTTCTCCAGTAACACTTCCAGCACCAATAACTCCCAAGATCACTTTACTGGAAACCAAGAGAGATCTGGCAGTAAACATTTATCTAAAACAGTTCAAATTGGGAGGGAAAGCAGTCATAGAAGTTATAAAGAACCTTAAAGGAGGTGATATAGGTCCTGAGAAACTGAAAGCTCTCTTGCCACTACTTCCCACAGAAAAAGAG CTGACTTCAGTCAGATGCTATTCTGGAGATCTGGATCGTTTAGGAGAGGCAGAGAAATTTTATCTTCAGCTATCAGAAGTACCTTCCTTTGTCCTCAGGATTAGGGCAATGTTGCTT AAAGAAGAGTTTCCTTTAAGAACATCTGAACTGAGAGAACAACTAAATGCCGTTGCAGATGCATGCAATAAGCTGAAGGctaataaacatttgaaagaatTTCTAGCACTAGTGCTTCAACTTGGAAACTTCATAAATGCT GGAAGCTATGCGGGCAATGCAGCAGGCTTTACACTCAGCACACTACCAAAGCTCCTAGAAATAAAAGCAAACAAACCAAGGCTGACATTCTTGCACTATGTGGTAGAAGTTGCAGAAGCTAACAATAAGGAAATATTACAATTCAcagaagatatgagtaacatgaAAGAAATGGCAAG GATATCAGTGGAGCTGCTCCAGGAAGAAGTGATGAAACTTATTAGTGATGTCAAACATGTTGCATCACAGCTGAAGGAAGATACAAGTGGAATCAGGGTGCAGTTCAAAG ATTTCTTTAAGGCTGCTTTGAAATGCAGTAATGAAATTCAGCAGGCTATGAATAAGGTGAAGGCTTGTACTCATGCTTTAGCCAAACATTTCTGTGAAGATCCTAAGAAATTCAAGCCAGAAGAATGTTTCCATTTGTTTGCTGAGTTTTTTACCATAATTCAGAGAGTTCGACTG gaaaatgaagagaaaaggAAATCAGAACAACAGCAAATTCAAGACCAGATGGAAACAAACAAACTAACTGCAAACGGAGGTAGAGGCAGAAAAAAGTTTTTACCACATCGACAATATACTGCAGCTAAACAGATTTTAAGGGATATTTGCAGTAAAAATTTCAAATTACGTCGAACTGAAGCTCAGTACTGA